The following proteins come from a genomic window of Dysidea avara chromosome 12, odDysAvar1.4, whole genome shotgun sequence:
- the LOC136239882 gene encoding uncharacterized protein — MYQIFVKNFDSKCYTIDLETPVERVTVDYLKTLIQKKNSVPPQEQRLIYGGKQLQDGHKLSDYPPLGPNSTVFLVLRLPGGGSNESELRPFPIGIPSINNSCSICYSSPSIRMPCSHLYCPTCVVEYSWNEANSICPIKTEVKCSTCEKEWGLPVIKRYGSVSDEEMDALINKLSNNFIKGNSDIKECPGCRCYFERIDKTKGSVYCKICAKQNRKAYYCFYCSRPWKNDLHSKDCGNANCTVASILEMLQTAPKKDIIGVKTPSIRLCPKCGCKIEHKKYCKTMKCPVRSCLTEFCFICLRTKQCDAWQCGGAYDPCIPAPVQTVIPQKSQLVASNFNDSYYWCGTIYMYIINLCYPISLTSVLAARFFVGVIYYSVHYIQLLTWKMSNKQFSIFVKNHRNKNHTILISSPIEEVSVIHFKSLVQKTLDVPPDQQQLVFSAQQLKDGTMLSDYDGLGPNSTVYLLIRLPGGSSDFLSSLKPFPTGISQAKDECAICCSSPSVKMPCGDLFCPPCIIRNTKNSINTKKTEIQCCVCGEKWDLSVVRQYGSVGKEEMDELSKKLSENYIENSRNVRDCPGCGHYCTPIDETKNRVYCPQCAKENKTAEYCFDCSQPWKNPSSQTECGNEGCNMDAEILHNAPKKMIGDVECPSCRLCPNCGTKIEHKEDCKHMECPTCKIEFCFICLGIKESDEWPCGSYDDPCVPAPVQLPAPVKSDETVKLTTKAKNDSSTSSTSTDSSCTVM, encoded by the exons ATGTATCAGATTTTTGTAAAGAATTTTGATAGCAAATGCTACACTATTGATCTTGAAACTCCAGTAGAG AGAGTTACTGTGGATTACTTAAAGACCCTCATTCAAAAGAAGAACAGCGTTCCACCACAAGAACAACGACTTATATATGGTGGAAAGCAACTTCAAGATGGTCACAAGTTATCAGATTACCCGCCCTTGGGACCAAACAGCACTGTTTTCCTTGTACTGCGTCTTCCTGGCGGAGGCTCTAATGAATCTGAGTTAAGGCCATTTCCAATAGGAATTCCTTCAATAAATAATTCATGCTCCATTTGTTATTCATCTCCATCAATCAGGATGCCCTGCAGTCACCTGTATTGCCCTACATGTGTAGTGGAGTATAGCTGGAATGAAGCTAATAGTATTTGCCCAATAAAAACTGAAGTGAAATGCTCCACATGTGAGAAAGAATGGGGATTACCGGTCATTAAGCGCTATGGTTCAGTCAGTGACGAAGAAATGGATGCATTGATTAACAAGCtttcaaataattttataaaaggTAACAGTGATATAAAAGAATGTCCTGGGTGTCGATGTTATTTTGAACGGATAGATAAAACCAAAGGCAGTGTGTACTGCAAAATATGTGCAAAACAGAATAGGAAAGCTTACTACTGCTTCTACTGCAGTCGCCCATGGAAGAATGATCTGCATTCAAAAGACTGTGGAAATGCCAATTGCACTGTTGCAAGTATCTTGGAAATGCTGCAAACAGCTCCAAAGAAAGACATCATTGGTGTGAAAACTCCATCTATCAGGCTGTGTCCAAAATGTGGCTGTAAGATTGAACACAAAAAATACTGTAAAACCATGAAGTGCCCCGTCAGATCTTGTCTAACTGAGTTTTGCTTTATATGCCTCCGCACTAAACAGTGTGATGCATGGCAGTGTGGAGGGGCATATGATCCTTGTATTCCAGCTCCAGTACAAACTGTGATTCCTCAAAA ATCACAATTAGTTGCTTCTAATTTCAATGACTCCTACTACTGGTGTGGCACCATATATA TGTACATTATAAATTTGTGTTATCCAATAAGCTTAACAAGTGTTTTAGCAGCAAGGTTTTTTGTAGGTGTAATATATTATAGTGTTCATTATATCCAGTTGCTAACCTGGAAGATGTCTAACAAACAATTTAGCATTTTTGTCAAGAATCACCGAAACAAGAATCACaccattttaatttcttctccAATTGAG GAAGTTTCTGTAATCCATTTTAAAAGTCTTGTTCAGAAAACACTTGATGTGCCACCTGATCAACAACAGTTAGTATTTAGTGCACAGCAATTAAAAGATGGTACAATGTTGTCAGATTATGATGGACTAGGACCAAACTCTACTGTGTACCTTTTAATAAGGCTTCCTGGAGGCTCCAGTGATTTTCTGTCAAGTTTAAAGCCATTTCCCACAGGAATTTCTCAAGCAAAAGATGAATGTGCAATTTGTTGTTCATCACCATCAGTGAAGATGCCTTGTGGTGATCTGTTTTGTCCTCCATGTATAATTCGTAATACTAAGAATTCAATCAATACAAAGAAAACAGAGATACAGTGTTGTGTATGTGGAGAAAAGTGGGATCTGTCTGTGGTTAGGCAATATGGTTCAGTTGGCAAAGAAGAAATGGATGAACTGTCCAAAAAGTTGTCTGAGAACTACATTGAAA ATAGTAGAAATGTCAGGGATTGTCCAGGGTGTGGACATTACTGCACTCCAATAGATGAAACAAAGAATAGAGTATACTGTCCACAATGTGCTAAAGAAAACAAAACAGCTGAATATTGCTTTGATTGCTCTCAACCATGGAAAAACCCATCAAGTCAAACAGAATGTGGAAATGAAGGCTGCAATATGGACGCTGAAATACTTCACAATGCTCCAAAGAAAATGATTGGTGATGTTGAGTGTCCATCATGTCGGCTATGCCCTAATTGTGGCACTAAAATAGAACACAAGGAAGACTGTAAGCATATGGAATGTCCAACCTGTAAAATTGAGTTTTGCTTCATATGCCTCGGCATAAAAGAAAGTGATGAATGGCCATGCGGAAGTTATGATGACCCTTGTGTTCCAGCTCCAGTGCAATTACCTGCACCAGTCAAGAGTGATGAAACAGTTAAACTCACCACTAAAGCTAAAAATGATAGTAGCACAAGTAGCACAAGCACCGACAGCAGTTGTACAGTGATGTAA
- the LOC136240617 gene encoding E3 ubiquitin-protein ligase ARIH2-like has protein sequence MSYKQFSIFVKNHRNKNHTILISSPIEEVSVEHFKSLVQKTLDVPPDQQQLVFSAQQLKDGTMLSDYDGLGPNSTVYLLIRLPGGSSDMVLSSLRPFPRGIPKAKDECSICTSSPSVKMPCGDQFCPPCIIRNTRNAIKSKETEIKCSICGGHWDLSVIREYGTVNKEEIDELSKKLTENYIEGNSDVRECPGCGSFCTPQDKTKKRVYCPQCAKDNITAEYCFNCSQPWKNPSSYTDCGNADCGMDAELLLSAPVKMIGRVECPSYRLCPKCNTGIEHKENCKHMGCPTCKTEFCFVCLSLKEGDEWPEACGRWNSPCIPAPVQLSAPTQIPAPVITTQSPAPTQLPAPTVPVQLPVTPNSNNVPSKAKSSCIVL, from the exons ATGTCTTACAAACAATTTAGCATTTTTGTCAAGAATCACCGCAACAAGAATCACaccattttaatttcttctccAATTGAG GAAGTGTCTGTAGAACATTTTAAAAGCCTTGTTCAGAAAACACTTGATGTTCCACCTGATCAACAGCAGTTAGTATTTAGTGCACAGCAATTAAAAGATGGTACAATGTTGTCAGATTACGATGGACTAGGACCAAACTCTACTGTGTACCTTTTAATTAGGCTTCCTGGAGGCTCCAGTGACATGGTATTATCAAGCTTAAGGCCATTTCCAAGAGGAATTCCTAAAGCAAAAGATGAATGTTCAATTTGTACTTCATCACCATCAGTGAAGATGCCTTGTGGAGATCAGTTTTGTCCCCCATGTATAATTCGAAACACTAGGAATGCAattaaaagtaaggaaacagAGATCAAGTGCTCCATTTGTGGAGGACACTGGGATTTGTCAGTAATTAGAGAATATGGTACAGTAAACAAAGAAGAAATAGATGAGCTATCAAAGAAGTTAACCGAAAACTACATTGAAG GCAACAGTGATGTTAGGGAATGCCCAGGATGTGGATCCTTCTGTACGCCACAAGATAAAACAAAGAAAAGAGTATACTGCCCACAATGTGCTAAAGACAATATAACAGCTGAGTATTGTTTCAATTGTTCTCAACCATGGAAAAACCCATCAAGCTATACAGATTGTGGAAATGCAGATTGCGGTATGGATGCAGAACTATTACTCAGTGCTCCAGTGAAAATGATTGGCAGAGTCGAGTGTCCATCATATCGACTATGCCCCAAGTGTAACACTGGAATTGAGCACAAGGAAAACTGTAAGCACATGGGATGCCcaacctgtaaaactgaatttTGCTTCGTATGCCTCAGCTTAAAAGAAGGTGATGAATGGCCAGAGGCATGTGGAAGATGGAATAGTCCTTGTATTCCTGCTCCAGTACAATTATCTGCTCCAACACAAATACCAGCTCCAGTTATTACAACACAATCACCTGCTCCTACACAATTACCTGCTCCAACTGTTCCAGTGCAATTGCCTGTTACTCCAAATAGTAACAATGTACCTTCAAAAGCTAAGAGTTCTTGCATAGTGCTATGA
- the LOC136241628 gene encoding cullin-4A-like — translation MSGTKRSPPEDNSLSKRSKLSADTSVNSPEMSGHIVGASKNGLNSKLTSPLAKPPAAINHSKPTTKKLVIKNLKVKPNLPKGFEEQTLVKLEEAVSAIHGCSCISYSLEELYQAVENMCSHKMAGKLYDRLTDKCEKHIKQRLPKLTLDCVDGTQFLHIMSLEWAQHCQQMIMIRSIFLYLDRTHVMENSTLLSIWDLGLQLFGKHLVCQASVQGRIVREVLVIIQKERNGEVIDRVLLKTILRMLCDLQVYQVMFETTFLKETENHYHKEGQQKVTSEEYSLPQYLSHTTHRIQQEEDRVLHYLDGSTRKPLILCVEKQLIGEHQSVLVNKGFDSLLEAKRISDLVTLYQLLSRIKGGLDELCKAFSNYIKKSGMAMVSDVEREKTMVQELMDFKEKLDAVISDSFQKNEKFQRALQEAFECIVNKRQNKPAELIAKFIDLQLRPGNKECTDEELDRLLDKVMVLFRFIHGKDVFEAFYKKDLAKRLLVGKSASFDAEKAMLLKLKQECGSSFTCKLEGMFKDMELSHDIMSSYKQYVTAKELPSNIDLTVNVLTMGYWPAYPPVEIILPLNMVGYLEDFKTFYLSKHSGRKLQWQPSLGHCTLRASFPHGDKDLQVSLYQTLVLLLFNDSDELSLQYIKEATGIEPSELNRTLQSLACGKVRVLTKLPKGKDVQPNDKFVYNKDFKHKLIRIKINQVQMKETPEENQATNEQVFQDRQYQIDAAIVRIMKMRRTLPHNLLVSEACDQLRFPLKASDLKKRIESLIDRDYMRRDDDLSNIYHYVA, via the exons TAAAGCCTAATTTACCAAAAGGTTTTGAAGAGCAGACTCTGGTTAAATTAGAGGAGGCAGTATCTGCTATTCATGGCTGCAGTTGTATCTCCTACAGCTTGGAGGAGCTGTACCAAGCTGTGGAGAACATGTGCTCACATAAGATGGCTGGCAAATTGTATGACCGTCTCACAGACAAGTGTGAAAAACATATCAAACAACGACTACCCAAGCTGACACT TGATTGTGTTGATGGTACACAATTCCTACACATTATGTCATTAGAATGGGCACAACATTGTCAACAAATG ATTATGATTCGTAGTATATTCTTGTATCTGGACAGAACTCATGTAATGGAGAACTCTACATTATTATCTATATG GGACCTTGGTCTGCAGCTGTTTGGTAAGCACTTAGTATGTCAGGCATCAGTACAGGGTAGAATAGTACGTGAAGTGTTAGTCATTATACAGAAGGAACG AAATGGTGAAGTGATTGATCGTGTGTTACTCAAAACAATTCTACGCATGTTATGTGATTTACAG GTCTATCAAGTGATGTTTGAGACCACCTTCCTGAAGGAGACGGAGAACCATTACCACAAAGAAGGACAACAAAAAGTCACTAGTGAAGAATACTCA CTGCCTCAGTATTTATCCCATACAACACATCGGATACAGCAAGAAGAAGATCGAGTATTGCATTATCTTGATGGCTCCACCAG GAAGCCTCTGATATTGTGTGTGGAGAAACAACTCATTGGAGAACACCAGTCAGTGTTAGTAAATAAAG GGTTTGATAGTCTTCTGGAGGCTAAAAGAATATCAGATCTTGTCACACTTTACCAATTACTGTCACGGATTAAAGGAGGCTTAGATGAGTTATGTAAAGCATTCAGTAACTACATTAAA AAATCAGGCATGGCAATGGTATCAGATGTGGAGAGAGAAAAGACAATGGTACAGGAGCTGATGGACTTCAAAGAGAAGCTCGACGCTGTGATCAGTGACTCCTTCCAGAAGAATGAAAAATTCCAGCGAGCTCTACAG GAGGCTTTTGAGTGTATTGTCAACAAGAGGCAGAATAAACCAGCTGAATTGATTG CTAAATTTATTGATTTACAACTACGTCCTGGAAATAAG GAGTGTACTGATGAAGAACTAGACAGGCTACTGGACAAAGTGATGGTGTTGTTTAGATTTATTCATG GCAAGGATGTGTTTGAAGCTTTCTACAAGAAAGACTTAGCCAAGCGGTTGCTTGTTGGAAAGAGTGCATCATTTGATGCAGAGAAAGCCATGTTGTTAAAACTCAAACAAG AGTGTGGCTCCAGTTTTACTTGTAAACTAGAGGGAATGTTCAAAGACATGGAGCTCTCTCATGACATCATGTCCAGCTATAAACAG TATGTCACAGCCAAAGAGCTACCCAGCAATATTGATCTGACAGTAAACGTACTCACAATGGGTTACTGGCCAGCCTACCCACCTGTGGAGATCATCCTCCCTCTCAAT ATGGTTGGTTATCTTGAAGATTTCAAGACATTTTATCTTAGTAAACACAGTGGTCGTAAACTACAGTGGCAGCCGTCTTTAGGTCACTGTACACTAAGGGCATCATTTCCCCAT GGAGACAAAGACTTACAAGTTTCACTCTACCAAACATTAGTACTACTATTATTTAATGACTCAGATGAACTGAGTTTACAATATATAAAAGAAGCAACTGGAATTG AGCCCAGTGAACTCAACAGAACACTGCAGTCCCTAGCATGTGGCAAAGTTAGGGTCCTCACAAAACTACCAAAG GGTAAAGACGTGCAACCCAATGACAAATTTGTATACAACAAAGATTTTAAACACAAGTTAATCAGAATAAAAATTAATCAAGTCCAAATGAAGGAAACG CCCGAAGAGAACCAGGCAACTAATGAACAAGTGTTTCAAGATAGACAATATCAGATCGATGCTGCCATCGTTCGTATCATGAAAATGAGAAGAACTTTACCCCACAATCTACTGGTGTCTGAAGCATGCGATCAGCTACGTTTTCCTTTGAAG GCTTCTGATTTGAAAAAGCGAATCGAGAGTTTGATAGACAGAGACTACATGCGCAGAGACGATgatttatcaaatatttatCATTACGTTGCATAG